A genomic region of Candidatus Bathyarchaeia archaeon contains the following coding sequences:
- a CDS encoding NusA-like transcription termination signal-binding factor: protein MSSGIKFTSTEMKYIALFESISGASVKDCIVDEEQGRVIMVVKEGDIGAAIGKGGRNIRLLERMTGKKHEIIEYSEDPVQFIKNALKPANVQEVRITERPDGKTIAVVSVHPRDKGVAIGKNGRNAERLRMLVKRYFQIQNVSIV from the coding sequence ATGAGCAGTGGCATAAAATTCACCAGCACAGAGATGAAGTATATAGCCCTCTTCGAAAGCATAAGCGGCGCCAGCGTAAAAGACTGCATAGTTGACGAGGAGCAAGGCCGCGTAATCATGGTTGTAAAAGAAGGTGACATAGGCGCAGCCATAGGCAAAGGCGGAAGAAACATTAGGCTTTTGGAGCGAATGACTGGCAAAAAACACGAGATTATAGAGTATTCTGAAGACCCAGTTCAGTTCATTAAAAACGCTTTGAAACCAGCCAATGTTCAAGAGGTTAGGATAACTGAGAGACCAGACGGCAAAACAATAGCCGTTGTGTCGGTTCATCCCAGAGACAAGGGTGTAGCCATAGGAAAAAATGGAAGAAATGCTGAACGCCTCCGCATGCTGGTGAAACGCTACTTCCAAATACAAAACGTCAGCATAGTCTAA
- a CDS encoding AAA family ATPase, protein MLISEVILENFMSYEYARVPLKPGVNVVCGPNGAGKSSLLLAVSVALGQSYTERSRKLSDLIRWGKDQARVTLILDNSKRGGKRPVPKFNKDQIFLTRVLRRDGKYWFELENRAASKQDVERLLAKLGVDPDNMLIIMHQNMVEQFTVLSPQDKLKMVEAAVGLEAYRENVLEAQKKLTRILSQEESISKLLESAEQTLNYWREQYERFQEKKQLMAKRRFLERELAWAEVNRREDIVKDLEAKLEKELSLLRLIEGEAKTAQEQLQTHQSQLERLKSEWKRSLNETISLEREKAGGQATISLCEQLLAEAAFIENEAQSGKQHLKLLKTESLKELIENSRLKVSKLDEELTRKISEARILEEHIEKVGSQILDTRVRLALLNYRMENVKANLEDLEKALKDAKAQLDAAVKRAEETGPRIAVIKSVGEILDEIRVTDGHLAALAGVSEDVERMYESYSQLYLELKEKARLVAENREKALEEVKARMQAWRTVIQSLLDRVNLEYQKILAVSQAVGEVRLVNEHDIEAAGLEILVGFKGGKPVPLNAYTQSGGERTTATMSFLLALQQHVRSPFRAVDEYDVHMDPKNREIIAEMLISTVKNANAQYVVITPSQVTFAKDDVHIITVQNVEGKSIIKEVA, encoded by the coding sequence ATGCTGATCAGCGAGGTAATCCTTGAAAACTTCATGAGTTATGAGTATGCTAGGGTGCCCCTTAAACCAGGCGTGAACGTGGTTTGTGGTCCCAATGGTGCTGGGAAGTCCTCGCTTTTGCTGGCTGTTTCTGTGGCTCTTGGGCAGTCTTACACTGAGCGTTCCAGGAAGCTCAGCGACTTGATCCGTTGGGGTAAGGATCAAGCCCGTGTTACGCTTATACTGGACAATTCTAAGCGTGGTGGTAAGCGTCCAGTTCCAAAGTTTAACAAGGACCAGATTTTTTTGACGAGGGTTTTGAGGCGGGATGGCAAGTACTGGTTTGAGTTGGAGAACCGTGCTGCTTCAAAGCAGGACGTGGAGAGGCTCTTAGCCAAATTAGGCGTTGACCCGGACAATATGCTTATTATTATGCACCAGAACATGGTGGAACAGTTTACTGTTCTTTCTCCACAGGATAAGCTGAAGATGGTGGAGGCGGCTGTTGGGCTTGAGGCTTACCGTGAAAACGTTTTAGAAGCCCAGAAAAAGCTCACCCGCATATTAAGCCAAGAAGAGTCCATAAGCAAGCTTTTGGAGTCGGCGGAGCAGACCCTCAATTACTGGAGGGAGCAATACGAAAGGTTTCAAGAGAAGAAGCAGCTGATGGCGAAGAGGCGTTTCTTGGAGCGGGAACTTGCCTGGGCTGAGGTGAACCGTAGAGAAGACATTGTCAAGGATTTGGAGGCGAAACTTGAGAAGGAATTATCCTTGTTAAGGCTGATTGAGGGCGAAGCAAAAACAGCCCAAGAGCAGCTTCAAACCCATCAGAGCCAGCTTGAAAGGCTGAAAAGCGAATGGAAGAGGAGCCTAAACGAAACCATAAGCCTCGAAAGGGAGAAAGCTGGAGGTCAAGCCACGATTTCGCTTTGTGAACAGCTATTGGCAGAGGCAGCCTTCATAGAAAACGAGGCTCAAAGCGGCAAACAGCACTTGAAGCTTTTAAAAACTGAAAGCCTAAAAGAACTCATAGAAAATTCGCGGCTTAAGGTTTCAAAGCTTGATGAGGAGCTAACCAGAAAAATTTCAGAGGCAAGGATTCTTGAGGAGCATATAGAGAAGGTTGGAAGCCAAATCCTCGACACGCGGGTTAGGCTTGCGCTTTTGAATTATCGAATGGAGAATGTGAAGGCAAACCTTGAGGATTTGGAGAAGGCGCTTAAAGATGCAAAAGCCCAGTTGGATGCAGCCGTTAAAAGGGCTGAGGAGACTGGCCCCAGAATAGCCGTCATTAAGAGTGTTGGCGAAATCTTGGATGAGATTCGCGTTACTGATGGGCACTTGGCGGCTTTGGCTGGTGTTTCAGAAGATGTGGAGCGCATGTACGAGTCTTATTCGCAGCTTTACTTGGAGCTTAAGGAGAAAGCCCGACTGGTGGCTGAAAACCGGGAAAAAGCCTTAGAGGAAGTCAAAGCGCGGATGCAGGCGTGGCGAACAGTGATTCAAAGCCTCCTAGACCGTGTAAACCTTGAATACCAGAAGATTTTAGCAGTTTCTCAGGCTGTTGGCGAGGTTAGGCTTGTGAACGAGCATGACATTGAGGCGGCTGGACTTGAAATCCTCGTAGGTTTTAAGGGCGGAAAACCGGTGCCGCTTAACGCCTATACACAAAGCGGGGGCGAGAGAACAACAGCCACCATGAGCTTCCTTTTGGCGTTGCAGCAGCATGTACGCTCGCCCTTCCGCGCAGTGGACGAGTATGATGTGCACATGGACCCGAAGAACCGAGAAATAATAGCTGAAATGCTGATTTCAACGGTTAAAAATGCGAACGCACAGTATGTGGTGATTACTCCAAGCCAGGTGACCTTCGCGAAGGATGATGTCCACATCATTACTGTTCAGAATGTTGAAGGCAAATCCATCATTAAAGAGGTTGCCTAA
- a CDS encoding SPFH domain-containing protein, translated as MPKVIEWIGAREEDIVWRYPNEEIAWGDNLIVHEYEAAVFFRDGKAYDVFRAGRHVLTTANLPLLTKVLSKIAGFDKVPFRCTIIFISLKQFQGRFGAQSQTKELAPIKFFGSFWFRVEEPNLFVNEVVGGQGAFTTDKLQGFLRGYFNERLIDTLSQYSLSEVYGKLDETSLMAKNALFDAFSRIGLELIDVKFEGIDTTPEWRDRLFYVKTGVAATEVLRMETVQKSAESLSKSPGAAVGAGAVILPQVLQPAPAPAPLVPMVLCPKCNFQNPQTAKFCSNCGAPLQVAAGGVNCPKCGTANPAGAKFCLNCGSPLQSTVKCPKCGSEIQAGARFCPNCGEKLA; from the coding sequence ATGCCGAAAGTTATAGAATGGATCGGTGCAAGGGAGGAAGACATCGTTTGGAGATATCCTAACGAAGAGATAGCATGGGGAGACAACTTAATTGTCCACGAGTATGAGGCTGCAGTCTTCTTCAGGGATGGAAAAGCCTATGACGTTTTTAGGGCTGGACGCCACGTTTTGACAACGGCGAATCTTCCACTTCTAACAAAGGTGTTGTCAAAAATTGCCGGCTTTGACAAAGTTCCCTTCAGATGCACTATAATCTTCATTTCGCTTAAACAGTTTCAGGGAAGGTTTGGCGCCCAAAGCCAGACAAAGGAGCTTGCCCCAATAAAGTTCTTTGGCAGTTTCTGGTTTAGGGTTGAGGAGCCGAACCTCTTTGTCAACGAGGTGGTTGGAGGGCAAGGAGCCTTCACAACCGATAAGCTTCAAGGCTTTTTGAGAGGCTACTTTAATGAGAGGCTTATTGACACTTTAAGCCAGTATTCGCTTTCAGAGGTTTACGGCAAGCTTGACGAAACAAGCCTTATGGCTAAAAACGCGCTCTTCGACGCCTTTTCAAGAATTGGTCTTGAGTTGATAGACGTCAAGTTTGAGGGAATTGACACAACGCCGGAATGGAGGGATAGGCTGTTCTACGTGAAAACTGGTGTTGCAGCCACAGAAGTTCTAAGGATGGAGACGGTTCAAAAATCGGCTGAAAGCCTATCCAAAAGCCCGGGAGCGGCGGTAGGGGCTGGGGCGGTGATCCTCCCCCAAGTGCTTCAGCCAGCACCGGCGCCGGCACCGCTGGTGCCCATGGTACTATGTCCAAAATGTAATTTCCAAAATCCGCAGACAGCCAAATTCTGTAGCAACTGTGGCGCGCCACTGCAAGTGGCGGCTGGGGGAGTTAACTGCCCTAAATGTGGAACAGCGAACCCTGCTGGAGCAAAGTTCTGCCTAAACTGCGGAAGCCCACTGCAGTCAACTGTTAAGTGTCCAAAATGTGGGAGCGAGATTCAAGCCGGAGCTAGGTTCTGTCCAAACTGTGGAGAAAAACTCGCCTAG
- a CDS encoding AAA family ATPase has translation MGGSLKGLWLIVLSGYPVSGKTMLAKRLVADYPYLARIGVDEVRQMLFYEGFPCRDEFLVYSLIAEMRDALLKKGYSVVIDSTAPDNVTRDFLLTSKVSPVNSLLVVLNVEKEILMERSIERFGTTRPIDAYDKHWENPKGGIAIFKFKSNTPEEFEAYYTRLKELLESETHPFKPEFQQRILTLKEIRKALKNFLRRAQQKQP, from the coding sequence ATGGGCGGCAGCCTTAAAGGTTTATGGCTAATCGTTTTAAGCGGCTATCCCGTTTCTGGCAAAACAATGCTTGCTAAGAGGCTTGTCGCCGACTACCCCTATCTGGCCAGAATAGGTGTTGACGAGGTGAGGCAGATGCTCTTTTATGAAGGTTTTCCATGCCGAGACGAATTTCTCGTTTATTCGCTTATTGCCGAAATGCGGGATGCTCTCCTAAAAAAGGGCTACAGCGTCGTTATAGACTCAACAGCCCCAGACAACGTGACCCGCGATTTCCTTTTAACATCGAAGGTTTCACCCGTCAACAGCCTACTCGTAGTTCTCAATGTTGAGAAGGAAATTTTGATGGAGAGGAGCATTGAGCGGTTCGGCACAACCCGCCCCATAGACGCTTACGATAAGCACTGGGAAAACCCGAAAGGCGGAATAGCCATATTCAAGTTTAAGAGCAACACTCCGGAAGAGTTTGAAGCCTATTACACCCGCCTAAAAGAGCTTCTGGAAAGCGAAACCCACCCCTTCAAACCAGAATTCCAACAAAGAATCCTAACATTGAAGGAGATAAGAAAAGCCCTCAAAAACTTCCTTAGACGTGCTCAGCAGAAACAGCCTTAG
- a CDS encoding Lrp/AsnC ligand binding domain-containing protein — protein MVILEAYILINAEAGMIWEVAEAALKIEGVKMAHAVTGQFDAVVYVEFAKVEELGKIIERVQQIRGVRRTQTLIAVPPPIRK, from the coding sequence GTGGTGATATTGGAAGCTTATATTTTGATAAATGCTGAGGCTGGCATGATTTGGGAGGTTGCCGAAGCAGCCCTAAAAATTGAAGGTGTTAAGATGGCTCATGCTGTGACTGGACAGTTTGACGCTGTTGTCTATGTTGAGTTTGCCAAGGTTGAGGAGCTTGGAAAAATAATTGAGAGGGTTCAGCAGATTAGGGGTGTCCGCCGCACACAAACCCTGATTGCTGTTCCACCACCCATAAGAAAGTAG
- a CDS encoding VTT domain-containing protein → MKKTINAGKEAKRNFLELLKTSWVKSAIIVGLIFLAVGLAAIFIFKALNIGGFQIISDAKAFARDYGVLGVFFATILAGTIIPLGSPALVVAAASLGIHPIPLVVAATTGFTVGMTINYCLAYYLGRTFVIKRLGAEKLEEVTVLWSRWGWALYTLFGLIPFLPVEFLALVCGLLKTNIKTFLFLSFTPRLIVFAVLAYFGEAVGGWIGII, encoded by the coding sequence TTGAAGAAGACGATAAATGCGGGAAAAGAGGCTAAGCGAAACTTTTTAGAATTGTTAAAAACTTCATGGGTTAAGTCCGCCATAATTGTTGGGCTAATTTTTCTCGCTGTAGGGTTGGCTGCAATATTTATATTTAAAGCCTTAAACATAGGCGGTTTCCAAATAATTTCTGATGCGAAGGCCTTTGCAAGGGATTATGGAGTATTAGGCGTTTTCTTCGCCACAATACTTGCCGGAACAATCATCCCGTTGGGAAGCCCAGCACTTGTGGTGGCAGCAGCATCTTTAGGGATCCATCCAATACCGCTCGTGGTTGCCGCAACAACTGGATTCACAGTAGGCATGACAATAAACTATTGTTTGGCTTATTATCTAGGGAGAACCTTCGTGATTAAGAGATTAGGCGCTGAAAAACTTGAAGAAGTCACGGTTTTATGGAGCCGATGGGGCTGGGCTCTTTATACGCTTTTTGGTTTAATTCCCTTTCTGCCAGTGGAATTCTTGGCGCTGGTCTGCGGACTTTTGAAGACAAACATCAAAACCTTTCTCTTTTTGAGTTTTACGCCTAGGCTAATAGTTTTCGCCGTCCTCGCATATTTTGGAGAAGCCGTCGGCGGTTGGATTGGAATAATTTAG
- the cobO gene encoding cob(I)yrinic acid a,c-diamide adenosyltransferase, protein MPKLENGLVQVYTGDGKGKTSAAFGLALRAVGRGLKVYIIQFIKGGFDYGELYVVDRLPNLTLKAFGRGKFVTQQPPSKEDVRLAEEAFQLAEKVIRSGEYDLVILDEINVALNLELISLEKVLELIKGKPKHVELVLTGRYAPKEIIDVADLVTEMREVKHPYKRGCQAREGIDF, encoded by the coding sequence ATGCCAAAGCTTGAAAATGGCCTTGTGCAAGTTTACACGGGAGACGGAAAGGGCAAAACCTCGGCGGCTTTCGGGCTGGCTTTAAGGGCTGTAGGCAGAGGGTTGAAAGTCTACATAATACAGTTTATTAAGGGCGGATTCGACTATGGAGAACTCTATGTTGTGGACAGACTGCCAAATCTCACATTGAAAGCCTTTGGAAGGGGAAAGTTTGTGACACAGCAGCCCCCTTCAAAGGAGGATGTCAGGCTTGCAGAGGAAGCCTTCCAGCTGGCGGAGAAAGTCATCAGAAGTGGGGAATACGATCTAGTCATACTTGACGAGATTAATGTGGCTTTAAACCTAGAACTCATAAGCCTAGAAAAGGTTTTGGAGCTGATAAAAGGTAAGCCGAAACATGTGGAGCTAGTTTTAACCGGACGTTATGCGCCGAAAGAAATAATTGATGTTGCAGACCTCGTCACGGAAATGCGTGAAGTTAAGCACCCCTATAAGAGGGGTTGCCAAGCGAGGGAAGGAATAGACTTTTGA
- the meaB gene encoding methylmalonyl Co-A mutase-associated GTPase MeaB produces the protein MPEISEIAKGVLAGDKRSIAKAITIAENSPEDAQSLIAAVYPHTGKAHIIGLTGPGGSGKSTLIEKMVREYRRRGKTVGVIAVDPTSPFTGGAFLGDRIRMQELTTDNGVFIRSMATRNNPGGIAKATKDAVKILDASGKDVIIVETVGAGQSEVEIIKVAQTIIVIHAPGLGDEIQAIKAGIMEIADIFVVNKADRENADKAVMDIQAMLQLDNKEKTWTPPIIKTVALTGEGVPQLIEKIEEHWQFLQKGLLHKRSLEKAEAELVEAIKDKVTSSIIEKLKREKRFEEILRRIVEREIDPASAAEKLLNQVLE, from the coding sequence TTGCCAGAAATTAGTGAAATAGCTAAAGGTGTGCTCGCCGGGGACAAAAGAAGTATAGCGAAAGCCATAACCATAGCCGAGAACAGCCCGGAAGATGCCCAAAGCCTAATTGCTGCAGTTTACCCCCACACTGGTAAAGCCCACATAATAGGCTTAACCGGCCCAGGAGGTTCCGGAAAAAGCACCCTGATAGAGAAAATGGTCCGCGAATACAGGAGAAGGGGCAAAACTGTCGGCGTGATAGCTGTTGACCCAACAAGCCCCTTCACAGGTGGAGCCTTCCTAGGCGACAGAATCCGCATGCAAGAATTAACCACAGACAACGGTGTTTTCATACGCAGCATGGCGACGAGAAACAATCCTGGAGGAATAGCCAAAGCCACAAAGGACGCCGTGAAAATATTGGACGCCTCTGGAAAAGACGTGATAATTGTTGAAACTGTTGGCGCCGGACAGTCAGAAGTGGAGATAATCAAGGTGGCACAAACAATAATTGTTATTCATGCACCTGGGCTCGGCGATGAAATTCAAGCTATAAAGGCTGGGATTATGGAGATAGCGGACATATTCGTCGTCAACAAGGCTGACCGTGAAAACGCTGACAAAGCCGTAATGGATATTCAGGCTATGCTGCAACTAGATAATAAGGAGAAGACTTGGACACCGCCGATAATAAAGACCGTAGCCCTAACCGGTGAAGGTGTGCCACAACTTATAGAGAAAATAGAGGAGCATTGGCAGTTCCTCCAGAAAGGGCTATTGCACAAAAGAAGCTTGGAGAAGGCTGAAGCTGAACTTGTTGAAGCCATAAAAGATAAGGTGACAAGCTCAATAATTGAGAAGTTAAAGCGGGAGAAACGCTTCGAGGAAATTTTAAGGCGAATTGTTGAACGAGAAATAGATCCGGCTTCGGCCGCTGAAAAGCTTCTAAACCAAGTTTTGGAGTAA
- a CDS encoding cobalamin B12-binding domain-containing protein has protein sequence MQSGRKIRVLIAKPGLDSHDRGAKVVARALRDAGMEVIYTGLRQTPEQIVETALQEDVDVIGLSILSGAHMALFPRIMELLKEKGLTDVLVFAGGIIPEEDVPELKKIGIKEVFGPGTSTETIIKYVLENAPKRK, from the coding sequence ATGCAAAGTGGAAGAAAAATCCGAGTATTAATAGCCAAGCCGGGACTGGATAGCCACGACAGAGGAGCTAAAGTTGTTGCGAGAGCCCTACGGGACGCTGGAATGGAAGTGATCTACACCGGGCTCAGACAGACACCAGAACAAATCGTCGAAACAGCCTTGCAGGAGGATGTCGACGTCATCGGCCTAAGCATTCTGTCAGGGGCACACATGGCACTTTTCCCAAGGATAATGGAACTCTTAAAAGAGAAGGGCCTAACAGATGTTCTAGTGTTCGCCGGAGGCATAATCCCAGAAGAGGATGTTCCAGAACTTAAAAAGATCGGGATAAAAGAGGTTTTTGGACCCGGAACTTCAACGGAAACAATTATTAAGTATGTGTTGGAGAATGCCCCAAAAAGAAAGTAG
- a CDS encoding methylmalonyl-CoA mutase family protein — MFDRQKIEEIAKERERWEKSTLPNWIKQCPERQKEFKNHSGMTIKGLYTPEDIKEMDYMRDLGFPGEYPFTRGLHATMYRGRLWTMRMFAGYGTAEDTNKRFKYLLSEGETGLSTAFDYPTIMGYDSDHPMARGEVGVCGVAISSLQDMEVLFDGIPLDKVTTSMTINGPATVLLAMYIAVGDKQGVPREKLGGTTQNDNLKEFFAQKLCIFPPKPSLKLSVDIIEYCARHLPKWNPISISGYHIREAGATAVQELAFTLYDGIAYVEETLKRGLKVDEFAPRLSFFFASHNDFFEEIAKFRAARRLWAKIMKERFQAKNPRSMWMRMHVQTSGCTLTAQQPLNNIVRTTIQALAAVLGGTQSLHTNSFDEALCLPTEESVRVALRTQQIIAYESGVANTVDPLAGSYYVEALTNEMEEKAMEYIQKIDDMGGVIPAIEKGFFQKEIADSAYRYQREIDEKKRILVGVNEYAIEGEEIPIKLLRVDPSVEKKQIERLQKLRRERDNRKVKEVLEKLHYAAEKDENLMPTIIEAVKAYATLGEIMDVLRKVYGEYKELIII; from the coding sequence ATGTTTGATAGACAGAAGATTGAGGAAATAGCCAAGGAAAGGGAACGCTGGGAAAAATCAACACTGCCCAACTGGATTAAGCAATGTCCAGAACGCCAAAAAGAGTTCAAGAATCACTCCGGCATGACGATTAAGGGTTTGTACACGCCAGAAGACATCAAAGAAATGGATTACATGAGGGATTTGGGCTTTCCAGGCGAGTATCCCTTCACGCGGGGTTTGCATGCCACCATGTACCGTGGACGCCTATGGACAATGCGGATGTTCGCCGGCTACGGCACAGCGGAAGACACTAACAAACGCTTCAAATACCTATTAAGTGAGGGTGAAACCGGACTGAGCACGGCTTTTGACTATCCGACAATTATGGGTTATGATTCCGACCATCCAATGGCTAGGGGAGAAGTCGGCGTCTGCGGAGTAGCCATATCATCGCTTCAAGACATGGAAGTCCTCTTCGACGGCATACCACTGGACAAGGTTACAACTTCCATGACGATTAATGGTCCAGCAACCGTTCTGCTTGCCATGTATATCGCCGTGGGCGACAAACAAGGCGTCCCAAGGGAAAAATTGGGCGGCACAACCCAAAACGACAATTTGAAAGAGTTTTTCGCCCAGAAGCTCTGCATTTTCCCACCCAAACCCTCGCTCAAGCTTTCAGTTGACATAATAGAATACTGTGCCAGGCACTTGCCGAAGTGGAACCCCATAAGCATAAGCGGCTACCACATTCGAGAGGCTGGTGCCACAGCCGTCCAAGAGTTGGCATTCACCCTTTATGACGGCATAGCCTACGTTGAGGAAACCCTCAAAAGAGGCTTAAAAGTGGACGAATTCGCGCCTCGCTTGTCCTTCTTCTTCGCTTCCCACAACGACTTCTTCGAAGAAATAGCAAAGTTCCGCGCCGCCAGACGTCTATGGGCTAAGATTATGAAGGAGCGTTTCCAGGCGAAAAATCCGCGTTCCATGTGGATGCGAATGCACGTCCAAACTTCTGGCTGCACCTTAACGGCGCAGCAGCCCCTAAACAACATTGTCCGCACAACAATTCAGGCTTTAGCCGCTGTGCTTGGCGGAACCCAGTCGCTGCACACAAACTCCTTCGATGAGGCTTTGTGCTTGCCAACAGAGGAATCCGTAAGGGTTGCCCTCCGAACCCAGCAGATAATAGCCTACGAAAGCGGAGTGGCAAACACCGTTGACCCGCTTGCCGGCTCCTATTACGTGGAAGCTTTAACCAACGAAATGGAGGAGAAAGCCATGGAATACATCCAAAAAATCGACGACATGGGAGGAGTAATCCCAGCCATAGAGAAGGGCTTCTTCCAAAAAGAAATAGCCGACAGCGCCTACCGATACCAGCGGGAAATAGATGAGAAAAAACGCATATTGGTGGGCGTAAACGAATACGCAATAGAAGGCGAAGAAATCCCAATTAAGCTTTTAAGGGTTGACCCAAGCGTTGAGAAAAAGCAGATAGAGAGGCTGCAGAAACTGCGAAGAGAACGCGACAACAGAAAAGTTAAGGAAGTGCTGGAAAAACTCCACTATGCAGCTGAGAAAGACGAAAATCTCATGCCAACAATAATTGAGGCTGTTAAAGCTTACGCCACACTGGGCGAAATAATGGATGTCCTGCGAAAAGTTTACGGAGAATACAAAGAACTAATAATAATTTAA
- a CDS encoding aminotransferase class I/II-fold pyridoxal phosphate-dependent enzyme yields the protein MKQWFKRVNMHMASKRSGFSTRAVHGGEKPDAVGAVSTPIYETSVFAFTSTKGLIDVISGKAEGYLYTRFDNPTVRAVEKKMALLEGSEDACAFASGMAAITTAIFTMVSKGDHVVASRDLYGGTLTFFQEFLPRFGVEVTLVDATDMDEVEKAIKRNTRVVYAETPTNPTLKIVDLQHLAAIAKKHGITTVVDSTLATPYNLTPIKFGIDVVVHSATKYLGGHNDVTAGIVCGSKEFIQNLKRNRKILGGTLDPAAAWLLLRGLKTIALRMERHNKNGMKVAQFLEKHPKVAKVYYPGLPSHPQHSLAKKQMRGFGGVVSFEIKGDFEKTVRFVESLKLCLLAASLGGTETLATQPATSSHYFITPEQRQKLGITDQLVRLALGIEDPKDIIADLKQALNKI from the coding sequence ATGAAACAATGGTTTAAACGGGTGAATATGCATATGGCTTCAAAGCGAAGTGGCTTTTCCACAAGGGCTGTGCATGGCGGTGAAAAACCCGACGCCGTTGGGGCTGTTTCCACACCAATCTATGAAACCTCAGTTTTCGCTTTCACAAGTACTAAAGGGCTAATTGATGTTATAAGCGGAAAAGCTGAGGGCTACCTATACACAAGATTTGACAACCCAACGGTGCGGGCTGTTGAAAAGAAAATGGCGCTTCTGGAAGGATCGGAGGATGCGTGTGCCTTCGCTTCTGGGATGGCGGCTATAACAACGGCTATATTCACAATGGTTTCGAAAGGCGACCATGTCGTGGCTTCAAGAGACCTTTACGGTGGAACCCTAACCTTCTTCCAAGAGTTTCTGCCAAGATTCGGAGTTGAAGTAACCCTTGTAGACGCCACCGACATGGACGAGGTGGAAAAAGCCATAAAAAGGAACACAAGAGTTGTTTATGCTGAAACTCCAACCAATCCGACATTGAAAATTGTGGATTTGCAGCATCTAGCAGCTATAGCCAAAAAACATGGCATAACAACGGTTGTCGATAGCACCCTCGCAACACCATACAATTTAACACCAATAAAGTTTGGCATAGACGTAGTCGTCCACAGCGCCACAAAATACTTGGGCGGACACAACGATGTAACCGCCGGCATTGTCTGCGGCTCAAAGGAGTTTATCCAAAATTTAAAGCGAAACAGAAAAATTTTGGGCGGAACCCTCGACCCAGCGGCTGCTTGGCTTCTACTAAGAGGCTTGAAAACAATCGCATTAAGAATGGAAAGGCACAACAAAAATGGAATGAAAGTAGCCCAATTCTTGGAAAAACATCCAAAAGTCGCCAAAGTCTACTATCCGGGCTTGCCGAGCCACCCGCAGCACAGCCTAGCCAAAAAGCAGATGCGAGGCTTCGGCGGAGTAGTAAGCTTCGAAATAAAAGGCGATTTTGAGAAAACAGTGCGGTTTGTGGAAAGCCTAAAACTATGCCTTTTAGCAGCCAGCCTAGGAGGAACAGAAACCTTGGCAACACAGCCAGCCACATCATCCCACTACTTCATAACCCCGGAACAACGCCAAAAACTGGGCATAACAGACCAGCTGGTACGCCTAGCCCTAGGAATAGAAGATCCAAAAGACATAATAGCAGACCTAAAGCAAGCCCTAAACAAAATCTAA
- a CDS encoding O-methyltransferase encodes MSEIESKIKKGEFLPIVGPVRGQILVKTIREIKPKRVLEIGTFIGYSTILMGKELGSDVELITIEIDPHAAEVAKANIKEAEIPPKIKVLVGDALEIIPKLEGDFDLVFIDADKEQYLDYLKLIENKLHKGSVVIADNVEHAPNYLDYVRHSGKYRSKYIPASAGGLELSVKL; translated from the coding sequence TTGAGCGAGATTGAAAGCAAAATTAAGAAGGGCGAGTTTTTACCAATTGTTGGGCCTGTTAGAGGTCAAATTTTAGTTAAAACTATTCGTGAGATTAAGCCTAAGCGTGTTTTGGAGATTGGAACCTTCATTGGTTATTCAACGATTCTTATGGGAAAAGAATTGGGAAGCGATGTAGAACTAATCACCATAGAGATCGATCCTCATGCGGCGGAGGTTGCAAAGGCTAACATAAAAGAGGCTGAAATACCACCGAAGATTAAAGTTTTAGTCGGCGATGCTCTTGAGATTATTCCGAAGTTAGAGGGTGATTTTGATCTTGTTTTCATAGATGCCGATAAAGAGCAATATTTGGATTATTTAAAGCTAATCGAAAATAAACTTCACAAGGGAAGTGTCGTAATTGCAGATAACGTCGAACATGCGCCAAACTATTTGGATTATGTTAGACATTCTGGAAAATATAGAAGTAAATACATACCAGCAAGCGCAGGCGGCCTCGAATTAAGCGTTAAGCTTTAG